The DNA segment CAAATTTTGGCAAAATTGTAACAATAAATCAGAAACAGAActcggtaataaattaaaaaaagaaaggcAAGTGGATAAATGGGAAGAATGTGCTAACACATGTGTCATCCCATTCGCTTGCCGTCATATCCATTTGACTGAATAAGAGTCATTTGATATTAGAATCGATCGTATTTGAACAATTCTATCCCCAAATTCAGAATCATCAACAGAACTAGAATTTATTGCATCAATCACTTGTTTAGCATCAGACTCGAATATCACATTCCTTATTCCACCAGCTTCTAACCACTGCATAGCCTGTAATAGAGCTTCAACCTCACATTCTCGTATTGTTGGACAGTATAACAACCCCGCACACCTTCCTATTACAAACCGTCCATTTGCATCTCGTACTACTGCTCCCATTTCTGCACGCCCATCAGCATTAAAACATGCGGCATCAACACAACACGAGAGAAATCCTTCTGGTGGCGTATGCCACTCCGTGCAACCAGCATATGAAATATTTCCTGCTGATGTATTTCTAATCTGTTGTTCTCTCATACCAGTCTGATTCCTCAAGGAATTAGCTTCTGTCCAATCGTTCAATACAATGCAAGCTTGAGTCACTATTTGATCTGTTGTGCGAATCTCATACTGCCAAAGACGAATATTTCTAGCTTGCCATAAACTCCAGAGGTGCATCAAAAATGTTTTCACAATTTGTTCCGGGGTtgctctaatcatattatgaaaCCATGCTGTCAAGTTCTCAGCCATCGCCGCCTCTGCATTAATTCGTTCCAGAAGTCCCGCCTTCTGCCACACTTTTATAGCTCCTGCACATTCAATAAACAGATGCCATCCATCCTCCCAATGTTCATTACATATCACACAATTACTACATACCTGTAACCCACGGAATTGAAGATTTACACGTGTTGGAAGACAGTTACGTGCTAATTGTCAGCCAAAGTGCCAGACCATGTGTGGAATTTCAGCATACCACAATTTTTTTCAGGCTCCCTGAACATGAAATCTCTCTCCCTCTTCCAACTTTGTAGCCAGTCGGTAAGCGCTTTTCACTGTATATCGTCCTGAAGAATGGAATTGCCATATTTACCGATCCTCACTACTCAAAGTACCAACAGACAGTTTATGAATTTCTGTAATATCTCTATGCTGGAAAAGTTCCTCCAACAACTCTTCATCCCAATCCCTGGATTTATGGATAAACAAATCATTTACTTTCAAATACTCTAACCCTTCTACCATAGGAGTTCTTATATAGCCACCCTCTTCATCACGCAACCATCTCTCATTCCACACATTTATTGACTTACCGTTTCCAATTTTCCATCTAACTCCTTCTTTAATGATTAGTTGAGAACTCCAGATACTTCGCCATATAAAACTTGGTGAATGCCCTAATGAGCCCCCATAAAATCCCCTTTTGGATAATAcgacatagagtcaatatataCTAATTTTAGGGGGCACTACAAGGGACAAATCGACCAGTACTCAAAGGCGGAGCCGGTGGCCGGAGGGCTCCGGCCCCCTGAGCCCtgggctggctccgcccctgcaaCCAAATAACACACCTACATAATCTCAAAACATGATTTCCATAAGCTCTATAATAGAAAATTATCTACTATTAAATTCATAGATTTTGATGTTCAATTTTAAAGTTTAGGGACATAAAGAAGTAAAAACAAACTTGATGGACCATGGTTATAATTTACCTTTCTTTTATGTCCAGCTGGTTTTTGTTTACTCTAATATTATTTGGTAAAACATATTAATTAGAAGACTGACCAGGTCCGAGGAGAAATGTATTCTAAGTAAATGATATTTGTATttggtaagaaaaaaaaaatgtttgtatTGGTCAAGGAGTGGACCTTTTTTATTTAAGAGGTTGACTTTCCAGAAGTTTCACATGTAAGAACAACACTAGAGAATTTTGAACATTGATACAAGGGATAAGGTATCGAAACTAGATCTATGGTTTTTAGAGGataatttaggctccacgtacaaactAGCaccaatataaatttaatattaaaaaaagtacCAATGAACGTGACACTTTATTCATATTACTTCATTTTGTTCTGATTCTCTTCCAATGTATAATTGATAGAATTTAACGGCATAATATAAATAACATGTTACGTGCgttatcaaagctattttccttttttaaacattaagtatatattggtgttattttatacgtggatcctaaattgatattttttaaaaaaccatAAGTCTAACAAGACTAACTCAAAGATTATAAGAATgacaaaaagtacaaaaatacatCAAATGTTGATggttatgagcaattttatttctaacgtttaaattgtgcaattttatcttaaaattagcaatcaaaagcaattttatcccttaTTTTGGTaagttgggttaatttgagaaataattcatgtCTTTTTAGTCATGGatcttatcatctacattttatatgtgcgtcattttattgcattagtaacagatcacgaacatataaatagatataaataaacaaatcatattgtattttatatgggatgtttaaaaaataaatattccatcgaatttaaaaatattattcttcaattctattattaatcaCGGAAAatgtgaaattttttttttagatccAACTGATAAGTAACTAATGCATAAAAATGAACAACTTATATGTGTTTTAtaggtgccttctatgcttactttgtttttgacaaagtaagctttattttgttttttctaccattggatgagctttctttgtcaaagttcatcatcatctaatggtagaaaaaacaaagtaagacttactttgttaaaaacaaagtaagcatagtctaacccgtgttttataataatatctgaattTGATCCAACTTTGTACATAAAAACGTAATGTTGCTTTTAACCGTCAAtcttagaagtaaaattgtatcattttaaatattgaaaataaaattgctcatagttATCGAGATTAgatgtatttttacaccttgtaaaaaaagaaaaatacatagatgaatttaatttttattacaagtcattgctttttctttttagaaaagtaatttatcttttaaatatATACATTAAGCCttcatcaattattttttaatagatTAAGTTTCTAATCTTTTAATGTAACACCccgatccaataccatgtagatattgtccactctggcccaattccaacatattgggcctcacggctttaaaacacgTCTACATGTATTAGATTCTCATCTTAttaataagcctcaatcactccctctccatttccgatgtgggattcagttcattcctgtccccatcgccatcccttagagCCGCTCCTTGATCCGGCCTTCTActccggcgccacccactccggaccgggtcgttacaggcccaccagcttccgcctggttcgtccccgaaccacacatcgtacgtggagagtcggctctgataccaattgtaacaccccgatccaataccatgtagatattgtccgctctggcccaattccaacacattgggcctcacggctttaaaacgcgtctgcatgtattagattctcatcttactaataagcctcaatcactccttctccatttccgatgtgggattcagttcattcctatccccatcgtcatcccttagggccgctccttgctcaggccttctaccccggcgccacccactccggatcgGGTCGTTACATTTAAACAGAGACATTAAGTtttgacttatttattttttaacattaaaCCTATTTTGAATGACTCAATTATTTGTgtgatttaaaatatatttagcACAAATAAAAATATCAGTATGTCACTGTTTTAACACATTAAATGACATATGTATTATCACATCAGATAATTTTTTACCATTTTACATTAAAAATACATTGATAGCTTGACAATTTTTATATGCTAAACGGAGTTTGAATTATCCATATAACTGATGTGTTAAATGGAGGCTTaagttattaaaaaataattgatttattataccCATGTAAAAATCAAtacttaatatattaaaatatactGTTGATAAAGGATTTATAAATCTATATAGCTAGTAAACATAATTTCTTGAAGAAAAGCTCGATGAAGTACATCCTCAGCTACTTAAGTTGTTTAAAAACTACAACTGACCTCTTAAACttcaaaacattataattaactCTAGCAACTTACTTATTTGGAACTAGACCTATTCACAGATCCGAATACCCGCCCTGTCCGCCCAGACTCGTGTCTCTTGGGTCGGGCTTGGACAGTATAAATTAAGCTTAGACCAGCCCGGCCCGGCCCACATCTGCTAAAGCCCGTCTATTTTTTGGACGGGTTTGGGATTGATTAAAATAGCACGGACCGGTCCAACCCGgcccgcctattaatattaactaattaatttatacatttatatattaaatagttacttttaaatataaattttatttttaattaaaaattatgtcaaatcgaatagagcaattaaaaaaaactcGCTCAATAAAAAGTGACAATCATTGGTTAAGGCGTTAGGATTCATGTGGATATTCTTACCCGTATATATTAGGCCAAAAATCAGTGTTCAAATTAACAGTTTTAGAGCCCCAAATGCGGCTGCtgctgaaaaaaaaaattgtaatagCTGTTTCGGATTAAGCCCATTAAACAGGCCCAAATCATTCTATAAAGACAATTCTACCATTGGTATGGGCTTTTCTGGAAATGCTTTGGGCCCATTTAATCGATTTAGAGGCGATTGAATTACTAGGTTCTTTGCTATTGAATTCGGTGTTTTGAACATTAATTTTATACGCCCGCTAACAATTCAAACACGTGCAtcgagccaaaaaaaaaaaatgtacccggccttaaaataaagaaaaaataaataaattccaaACATTTTAAGCAGTAGAAAAAATAATTCtagtaatatattatattagtgCATTCATACAATATAATCCCTCAATGGTACATTTTCTGCTGATGTTCTTTCTTAAGAGCCATAAATTTAGCTGCAATCTCATCATAATCTGGCAATTTAGGATGCACATGGTTTGGAGATTCAACCGGAAACGAAATCGATCGCTGAACGCTACCCGGACAACTCGTTTTCGGTCGCTCTTGAGGCATTGTCATAGCTCTCAAATAAGGGGTCTTTTCTACTTTCCTTGTCAAATCATCCGTAGCAATATGCCTATCGATGTTACTTTGCTCGTACACAATGTCGCCAAAATCGCAGCTTTTTCTCCCGAATGTAGTAGTCGGGAACGTATACAGTTCCATTTCGTTATCCGATTCTACGATGAAATCCTGCTCGATTTTTCGAGCTACACCATTGCCCCAATTAGACTTGTTTCGCCTTTTCTCCGCAGCATTCTTGTGTGGCTTGTCATAATAGATCACACAATGTATATCGTTGACACTCAATTTCTCTTGAGACATTGATCGCCTTTTCGTTCTTCTCTTACCGGACTTTAGTACTCTCTTTCTCGAGCTATCGGTATTACTCCCCGAATCATCGGCTTTCGTGTTTTTTTGCAGCGATTTGAACTTGAAAACCCTTTGATCTTGGAAAGTTGCACAATGTTTAACTTCCTCTATGTCGTCGAGATAGACTATCATTTCGTCGGGGAAATGTGGCAAGCTCTCCGAAGAGGACTCTTTCGTGTCTTTCGACATTCGGTCCAAACTCGGAATCCTGACATTTTCTTTAGAACAAACAGATTCGAAACAGCTCACCGGAGACTCCATTATATCTGATGAACATTGCTCGGTTGTCGATGAACATTGCGGTTTAATCTGCCCTTTCTTAAaatattaagattaaatttaatcttttatcctttagattaacctttttttatatatattttagtataaaaaaaacatattttttattgataaagataAACTTAAAGATTGGAAATTTAATTGTGCAATATCTCATAATATTAAAGGGGTAAATAATTTACGGATTCTTCTATTTTTATCTCATTCAGTGTTTAGCCCCATATTTGTGAATGTTAATTTTTTTGATCATTCTGTCTAtagcttaatacatcagttgcctcctaaacttatccaaaatggttgattggttCCATAAACTTATATATTGTCTCATTAtccccctaaacttgcttaaattgTCATGGTTAAGTTCATAAATCTATAAAGACGctataaaaatgtacaaaataaaaagttaatttgttttagagacttaaaatcacgaatcatgcctttattttttaagttttgaatttttttttctggaTTTAGACTAATTGAAatttatatcactttaaacaagttcaataataaaattaatcacTGTAAGCAAGTTCAATGGGccaataggtcactttaaataaattcaagtGGCCAATAGGTTACTTTAAACAGGTTGAGGTGGTTAATGAAACACCATATAACTTCAGgaggtcaatcaaactttttgaacaaattcagaAGGCTTTTGATGTTTTAAGCCTTCTGTCTATATTTTTAGAGTGTCAACCATTATATTGGCATAAACAAGCAAAGAAAAGATAACAAAAGAAAAGATAACAAAGTAACATGGTCACATTACATTGCACTACCGCGGTCCTGAAAGAAATAGAGAAAAAGACTACAGGATTAacggtgataaaaaaaatagagactttataatgtgtttttcaaaataggactaaacaatgtgttacgTAAAAGAATATCAGTAGTGTAATATCTCATAAATATACAAACTATGTATGATCTCTAAAACTATAGCTTATAAATTTCTTGGTACCAAAAGAGCAGAAGAAGCCTTTTCTAAACTTccctcagaaacagaagaactTGAAATTCCTGCAATTTGAAATGAACTAATTGAAGTTGGATTAGGAGCTGATAATGTCTGTGAAATATTGCTCACATTGCTGCTGAAAAACGTGCTCGTTTCGCTCGTCGAAACGTGGCCTGCTGCCATAAGCGCAGGCGGCCTATCAATCTCCGCAACGCCTTCAAGCATCTGCACAACTTTCCCCATCTTCGGCCTATGCGATGGCTGCTCTTGTATGCACCAAAAACTAACTTGAATCGCCCTTGTAACTTGCTCGATTTCGACTTCCTGATCGGCTAGCCGTCTATCAACGATCCCCGAAATGTTACCTTTGTTGAATTCCTCATAAGCCCACAATGAAAACTTTTTCATGTTTGTTTCTTCGGATACTTTGAAATTCCTCGCCCCGCTCACTAGCTCGAGCAGAACCATTCCAAAATCTCGCCCGGTTCGGCGTAATCGTCGCTATAAACTACAATTGCTCCATTAGAAGGTAACGTTGAATCAAACACGGACAAAATTCCAGTACTTTGCAGTCCTAAATTAGGTGAATTTAGGCTTGAATTATCACtattaaaagatgaatttaatCCTTTGCTCCAATATGTGATGCTATTATTCCATCTAAGGCTTATATTTCCGAATCTAAGAAGGGTAAAAGAGTAAGATCCGGATTCCAGAATCTTATCCGTTGTGAAATTCTGAGAAGGAACAATTGTGTCAACGGGGTTTTCAAAACTGGACCAAACTGTTGAAGTGTCGTTTTTTAGTATGAAGTTCCCGTTTTCTTGGAGAGAAGCTGAGGTGACGCCGAGGTTGTCTGTGTTGGTTGACCAAATAGTGTCGCCGGAGCCGTTGATAAGGCGGAGGGAACCGGAGAATTGAAGAGAAGCAGCAGAATCAACGGGAGTAGATGATCCTGCAGTTTGAGTCTAACCGTTAATTTCTGACAcgataacataatttataaaaatgacTGCCTTTTGACACGAACTATTTGATATATAGAGATCATATAACAAGATAATGACTCGATAATTAGTTTTGACGCACTTAACTACGATCCAAATGGGTATTCGCGATTTATAAGGAGACAATCTTTTGACACCGCCCATTTGGTAGAGATTATATAACGTGTTATCACGACAATCCATTTTGACACACTTACCTATAGTCTAAATGGTTTgacgatttataaaaaaaaggcaATCTTTTGACACGACCCATTTGATATATAGAGATcatataacaaaataataacacGACAACCGGTTTTGACACACTTACCTGCAATCCAAATGGGTATTCACGATTTATAAAAACACAATCGTTTGACACAACCCCTTTAATATATAGAGATTAATAACAAGATAATAACATAATTTATTATCTTGGTATTAATAGTAATTTCTGACAcgataacataatttataaaaatgacTATCTTTTTGAAACGAACCATTTGA comes from the Euphorbia lathyris chromosome 5, ddEupLath1.1, whole genome shotgun sequence genome and includes:
- the LOC136231276 gene encoding G-type lectin S-receptor-like serine/threonine-protein kinase At1g34300, with amino-acid sequence RLRRTGRDFGMVLLELVSGARNFKVSEETNMKKFSLWAYEEFNKGNISGIVDRRLADQEVEIEQVTRAIQVSFWCIQEQPSHRPKMGKVVQMLEGVAEIDRPPALMAAGHVSTSETSTFFSSNVSNISQTLSAPNPTSISSFQIAGISSSSVSEGSLEKASSALLVPRNL